In the Streptomyces sp. WMMC940 genome, GTGTCCACGCCGCCTAGTTCCGAGACGAGGATGTAGTACGGGATGAGGGTGGCCTGGAACGGCACCATCAGCGTAGCCAGGAACGACCAGAAGAGGACCTCCCGGCCGGGGAAGCGCTTCTTGGCGAAGGCGTAGCCGGCCATGGACGAGAACAGCAGGATGAGCAGCACCGACACCATCGAGTACACGAGCGAGTTGACGGCCCAGCGGGTGATGTCGGCGTTCTCCAGGACGTCCGTGAAGTTCGCGAGCGTGGCGCGGGTGACGTCGAAGGCGCCCGGGAGGGTCCGGCCGCCGGTGGGGGCGAACGCCACCAGCACCATGACGGCGAACGGCGTGACGGTCACGACGGCGACGAGGACGAGCAGCACGGGCAGTCCCAGCCGGGCCACCGGAGGCCGCGGGGCCCGCGCCGTCCCGGCCGGGGGCGCGGCCGAGGTCCCGGGGGCCGCGGACCGTTCGGCGGATGTGGAGGGGGTCGCCATCAGTCCGCATCCCTTCCGATGAGCCTCCGCTGGACGAGCGAGAAGACGAGGACGACGAGGAAGAGGACCAGGCCGACCGCGCTGGCGTAGCCGAAGTCGAAGAACTTGAAGCCGGAGTCGTAGAGGAAGTACACGAGCGAGTAGCTGGCGCGGACCGGGCCGCCTGCCGTCATGACGTACATGGCGTCGAAGACCTGGAAGCCGAGGATCGCCTCGATGACGAGGACGAAGAACAGCACCGGCCGCAGCAGGGGCACCGTCACCCAGCGGAAGCGCTGCCAGCCGCTCGCGCCGTCGATGGTGGCGGCCTCGGTGACCTCGCGCGGGATGGACTGGAGTCCGGCGAGCAGGATGAGCATGGAGTAGCCGAAGCCCTTCCACGCCGAGGCGGCGGCGATGGACGGCAGGACCAGGGACTCGCTGCCGAGGAAGTCGACGGGGCCGACGCCGAGGGCGCCGAGGGAGGCGTTGAGCAGTCCGTCCTGGACCTCGTAGATCCACTTCCAGATGACGGCGGCCAGCACGATGCTGGTGACGTACGGGAGGAAGAACAGCCCGCGGAAGAAGCCGCGCATCCAGAGCGTGCGGTGGAGCAGGACGGCGGTGCCGAGGGCGAGGGCGACGGTCATCGGCACGTACAGGACCGTGTAGACGGCGGTGACGCCGAGGCTCTCCCAGAACAGGTCGTCGCCGAGGAGCCGGGTGTAGTTCCCGGCCCCGATGAACGTCCACTCCCCGCTGAGCCGGTAGTTGGTGACGGAGAGGAACGCCGCTCCGAGCGTCGGCCCGAAGCGGAACACGAGGAACAGCATGAGCATCGGCGCCACGAAGGCGAGACCGGCGAGTGCCTCGCGCCGCCGCAGGATCCGGCTCCGTGACCCGGGGGCGGTGCGGCCGGGGCCGCTCCGGTCCCCCGGGCGGGTGGCCCTCGCACCGGGCGGTGGGCCGCTCGTTCCGGGCAGTCCGTCACCCTCGTCCGGGGCGATCTCGTCGGTGACGGTCCTTCTCAACGCTGACGCGCCAGCAGCTCGTCGGCCTCGGCGGCTGCCGCGTCCAGAGCCGCCTTGGGGCTCTTCTTCCCGGTCAGCGCGGCCTGGATCTCCGGGCTGATCAGCGCCATCAGCTGACGCGCCGCCGGATTCGGCTCACCCGGGTGGGTGTGGTTCAGCGCCTCCTGGTACTCCTTGGCGTAGGTGCTGTCGTTCGGGACCGTCACGTCGGTCCGCGGGGAGAAGAAGCCGCCGGCCTTGCCCATGGACTCGATCTGCGCCGGCTCGACCATGTAGGCGATGAACTTCTCGGCGCCCGTCACGTTCCCGGACCTGGCGTTGATGCCGAGCCCGCCGGGCATGCCGAAGCAGACCTGCTTGCCGGGCCCGGTGAGGGCTGGGCCGACGATCACGTTGCCCTTGCCCCACGCCTTCTCGGCCAGTACGGCGTCGGCGGGTGTGTTGGTGTAGCCCATGGCGACCTGCTGCTTGCCGAGCGCCTGGTCGGTGAAGAGGTTGGCGTTGTTCATGGCGGACCTCGGCACGGCCCCGCTCTTGTAGAGGTCGACGAGGAAGGACAGCGCCTCGACGCCCTCGGGGCCGTTGAAGGCGGCCTTCTTGCCGCCGTCGTCGAAGACCTTGCCGCCCGCCTGCCAGAGCAGCGGGTAGAAGCTCATGTTGAGCGAGGCCTCGTTGCTCGCGGAGTAGTCGAGCGTGGACGCGCCGGCCTGCTTCAGCTTCGGGGCCGCGGCCCTGATGGCGTCCCAGGTCGTGGGCGGCTCCGAGATGCCCGCCTTCTCCAGCAGCTTCCTGTTGTAGAGCGTGCTGGTGACGGTGTGGTAGATCGGGGCGGCGTAGACCTTGCCGTCCTGGCTCATGGCCTCCAGGGCACTCGGGCGGAAGGCGCTCCTGGCCTCCTGGATGGCCCGGTCGACCGGCTGGATCGCGCCGTTCGCCTGGTACTGCGGAATCTGGTCGGGCCCCAGCAGGACCACGTCCGGGCCCTTGCCGCTGCCGAAGGCGGTGGCGAGCTTCTGGTCGCGGTTCTCCCAGGGCAACTGCTCGATGCTGAGGTCGACGCCCTTCTCCTTCGCTTCGAACCCTCTCTCGATCCCGTCCCAGTACGCCGCATTGGCCTTCGGATCCATGATCACCGGGTACATCCACACGGTGACCTTCTTGGACTCGGCGCCGCTGTCGCCACCGCATCCGGCGACCGTGAGCGTGGTGAGCGTGAGCAGTGCGAGAGGAACGGTGGCGCGCTTGAACCCTGTCTTCATGGGGGCCTCCGGAAGCCCTGGGGACCTGGGGAAACGAGCGAAGAGCCCGGCACTTTCGGCCTGGGCCGAAAGTAGCCGGGCAGTTTTGGGCTGTCAATGCTCCCTCAACGCCTGCTCCGCGTGGGGGTGTTACGCATCGGCCGAAAGGCGTAGTGCGGACGCCGCGGCGGGGGTGGCCGCGGCCGAGCGCGTCGTTCTCCTGGAAGGGCAGTGCACCGCCGGGACCGGGGAGCGGGTCCGGAGCGGGAGCGGGAGGGCCCGGGAGCGGGAGGGCGCACGGTCCGGGTGACCGTGCCGGGCCCCCGCGCCGGAGCGTCCACAGCCGGGTGGCGGTCTCCTCGGCACCCGCACCCGGGACGAGCACCGGCCCCGGCGCCCCACCCGTAACCCGAAAGGGCGCACGGTCCGGGTGACCGTGCCGGATCGCCCGCACCTTGGACGAGCCGGTCCGGCACCCGTGGCCCGAGGCGGTGCCCCGGCCCGCCGCCACGGAGCTCTCAGGACGCGCGCTTCCTGGCGGCGGTCTTCTTCGCCGCCGTCTTCTTGGCCGAGGACTTCGAGGACGCCGTCTTCGACGACTTGGCCGCGGCCGTCTTCTTCGCCGCCGTCTTCTTCGCCGCCGGTCCGGCGGCCGTCTTCTTCGCCGCCTCCTTCGACGCGGCCTTCTTCGCCGCAGCCTTCTTGCGCGGCTTCAGCTCCGTGACCGGCGCGGAGACCTCCGCCGCCTCGTCACCGCGGGCCTCCTTCGCCGCCCGCACGCTGCTCTCCAGTGCGGCCATCAGGTCGATGACCTTGCCGCCGCCCGCCGGCGCGGGCTGGGGCTCCAGTTCGACGCCCTCCGCCTTCGCGGCGATCAGCTCCTCCACCGCCTGCCGGTAGTCGTCGTGCAGCGAGTCGAGGTCGACGTCGCCGAGCGTGTCCATCAGCGCGTCCGCCAGGTCGAGTTCCGCGTCGCGGATCGTGACGTCCGTTTCGGGTGCGACCCCCTCCGGCCGGCGTACCTCGTCGGGCCAGAGCAGACCGTGCATCGCGATCACGTCGTCGACGACGCGGAGCATGCCCAGTCGTTCCCGCCCCCGGAGGGCGAACTTGGCCAGTCCGACCTTCTTGCTCCGTTTGAGGGCTTCCCGCAGCAGCGTGTACGGCTTGGCCGCGGGCACGCCGTTCGCCGCGAGGTAGTACGCGCCGTCGATCTGGAGCGGATCGATCTCCGAGGCCGGGACGAAGGCGACGATGTCGATCGTCTTCGTGGTCGGCAGCGGCAGGGAGGCGAGGTCCTCGTCCGTGATGGGGATCATCGTCCCGTCCGCGTCCTCGTACGCCTTCCCGATCTCCGCCTGCGACACCTCCTGGTCGTCCAGCTCACAGACCTTGCGGTACCGGATGCGCCCGCCGTCCTGGGTGTGGATCTGACGGAAGGAGACCGAGCGGCTCTCCGTGGCGTTCACGAGCTTGATCGGAATGCTGACCAGCCCGAAGGAGATCGCACCGTTCCAGATGGATCGCACGTTTCATCCCTTTCATCCGATATATCGGGATTCATGGGATTCTCATCGTATGACGCCCATCACCGAGGTGGAGGGGCGGCGTCTGGCCCTCAGCAATCTGGAGAAGGTGCTCCATCCGGCCACCGGGACCACCAAGGGCGAGGTGCTGCACTACTACGCCACGATCGCGGACGCGATCCTCACGCATCTGCGCGGCCGGCCGCTGTCCTTCCTCCGCTATCCCGACGGCCCGGACGGCCAGTTGTTCTTCACCAAGAACCCGCCGCCCGGCACCCCCGACTGGGTGGAGGTCGCCGAGGTACCGCGCTCCTCCCGCGAGACCGGCGAGCAGGTCGTCGTCCGTGACCTGCCGTCCCTGATGTGGGCGGCGAACCTGGTCGTGGAGTTCCACACGCCCCAGTGGAAGGCGGACCGGCCGGCCTGGGCCGACCGGATGGTCCTCGACCTCGACCCAGGGGCTCCCGCCACCGTCGTGGAGTGCTGCGACGTGGCGCTGTGGCTGCGGGAGCGGCTGGCCGACGACGGTCTGGACGCGTACGCGAAGACCTCCGGCTCCAAGGGCCTGCACCTTCTGGTGCCACTGGAGCCGACCCCGTCCGACGAGGTCTCGGCATACGCCAAGGGCCTGGCCGTGGAGGCCGAGGCGGAGCTCGGGGAGCTGGTCGTGCACCGGATGGCGCGCGCCCTGCGGCCGGGCAAGGTCTTCGTCGACCACAGCCAGAACGCCGCGGCCAAGACCACCGCCACGCCCTACACCCTGCGCGCCCGCACCGAGCCGACCGTGTCCGCACCCGTCACCTGGGACGAGGTCGAGGGCTGCGGGTCGCCCGACGACCTGGTCCTCCGTCTGGGCGACGTCCCGGCGAGGCTCGACCGGTACGGGGACCTGCTCGCGCCCCTGGCCGACCCCGCCGCGGCGGGCGCGCTGCCGTGACCCCCGCCCGGGGGGCCCTGCGGCCCCCGATGAAGCCCGCGCTCGCCGAGCCGGTGGCCACGCTGCCGCGCGGTGAGGGGCTGGCGTACGAACCGAAGTTCGACGGCCACCGGATGCTGATCTTCAAGATCGACGGCACGGCCGTGCTCCAGGCCCGTTCGGGACGCATCGTGACCACCGCCTTCCCCGACCTCGCGGCGGCAGCGCTCGCCCTGCCGGACGACACCGTCCTGGACGGCGAGGTGGTCGTCTGGAGCGGAGGGCGGATCGACTTCGCCGCCGTGCAGCGCCGGGCGGCCGCCACCGCGGCGCGGGCCGGGCTCCTCGCCCGCCGGATGCCCGCGTCCTACGCCGCGTTCGACCTCCTCGCGGAGGCCGGCGAGGATCTCCGCCCCGCTCCGTACGAGCGGCGCAGGCAGCGGCTGACCGCTCTGCTCGACCCCCTCGGGCCACCCCTCCAGCCGGTGCCGATGACCACGGACCCCGAGGTCGCCGCGACCTGGTTCGAGACGCTGCCGGCGGCGGGGATCGAGGGGCTGGTGGTGAAGCACCTGGGCCGGCCGTACCGGGCCGGCGCCCGCGACTGGCGCAAACTCCGCCACACGGATGTGCACGACGCGGCGGTGACCGGCTTCACCGGCCCACCGGCCCGCCCGGCCGCACTGGTCCTGGTGCTCCCCGACGACGACACCCCGGTGGTGTCCAGCCCGCTGCCGCCCGCCCTGCGCTCCCGCGCGGGACGACTGCTCGCGGGCCGCGCGGCGGAGCACCGGGAGGGGGCGCCCCGGACGGCGACGGCGATCGGCATCGGCGAGGTGCCGTACAGCGCGGTGGAGCCCGGGCTGGTGGCCGAGGTCGAGCGGGGCACCACCCGGCACACCGTCGTCACGGTCCATCGGCTCCGGGACGACCTCGTCAATCAAGTTTGACCAAAGGCTCCGTCGGGGATACGATCTCCATTAGTCAAACTTGACTAGCTTCGCCTGCACGAAGGAGCGTGTGTGCCCCAGCTTCCCGACACCGGGTATCTCCCGACCCCCGACGAACTCGCCTCGATCCAGGCGTGGTTCACCGAGTACGACACGGCGGCAGCACGCCGCGACATCGAGCGGATGGCGGACATGGCCGTCTTCCCGCTCAATCTGGTCAGCGACGACTCCTCGGGCAGCGGCGCCGCCGCCCAGTGGGACCGCGAGCAGTTCGTCCGGACCATGACCCAGGTCATGGGGGACGGGTCCGAGGACATCGCCTTCGAGTCGGTGCGCACGCCCGTCTTCCTCGGACCGGCGATGGTGGTCGTCTTCACCGACTCCACCATGACGGCGGGCGACACGACCCAGCACCTGCGGTACGCGGACGTCCTGATCAAACGGGACGGGCGGTGGGCCTTCCAGACCATGCTGCAGAGCGGCTGGGGTGACAACCTGCGCTGAGCCGTCACGCCCGCACCGCACCGTCACGCCCGCGGCCGCATCGCCGGCTGCGGGCGCGCTCGTGCGCCCGGGTTCGGCCGGGGCGCACTCCTGCGTCCGTGCGCGGCTGCGGGCCCTACGCGCCCCCGGAGTTCGGGGGCGCCGGCACCCGCCGGACTGCCGACAGAAGGACGAGGGGGCGTGAACGCCCGTACGCACCCTCCGGCGTGACGCGCAGTCCTGCCCCTCCCCCACCTCCACCCCGCCCCACTCCACCGGCCACTCCACCGGCCGACTCCACCGGCCGACTCCACCGGCCGACTCCACCGGCCGACTCCACCGGCCGACTCCACCGGCCACGATGCCACTCACCTCGCCGGTCACCGTGGACCGGCGATGCCCCACGAGGCCGGCACACCCCGCTGCCCGTCCGACGAACGCGCTCATCCGGCTCACTTGCGCGGGGTGGGTTGTCGCCGTCCTGGTGCACACTCTCCCCAGGCATCCGGCTCACGGAAGGGAACGGCGTGTTCACGGGGATGGACGAGGTCGACTGGGCCTCGATGGGGCATGCGTACGGTCCGGCTGACGACGTACCGGGGCTGCTGAGGGCGCTCGCCTCCGCGGATCCGGCCGAGCGGGAGTCCGCGCTCGACGGGATGTACACCGCGGTGCACCACCAGGGCGACGTGTACGACTCCACGCTGGCCTGCATCCCCTTCCTCCTGGAACTCGTCGCCAGCCCCGAGGTGCAGGACCGCGGCGCCATCGTGGAGTTGCTGACCAGCATCGGCGGCATCGACCTCGACGACGACGAACTCGACCCGGAGGACGAGGAGTTCGAGGACGCCGCGAACTACGCGATGGCCGCCGCCGCGGTGGCCGCGGGGGCCGACGTCTTCGTCGGGCTGCTGGGCGATCCGGACGCCGGAGTCCGGCTCGCGGCGCCGTGCGCCCTCGCGATGCTCCACGGCGACCCGGCGCGGGTGCTGGCCCTCCTGAGGGACCGGCTGGAGGGGGAACGGGACACGGAGGTACGGCTCGCGCTCGTCGAGGCGGTCGGGCGGATCGCGCTGCGCCACGAGCCGCTGCGCGCCGAGTCGGTGAACTGGCTGACCACGCTGCTCGCCCCCCACCGGCCGCCCGGGTTGCGGCTGTCCGCGCTGACCCAGCTGGCACGCTGCGCGCCCGGCCTCCTGCCCGACGACGTGGCGTCGACGGCGACCGCGCTGCTGCGGGCCACGGACGAGGCCGCGGCCTGCTCCGCGGCCGGCTCCGGGCCGGGGGCGGGGTCCCGGGCAGAGGCGGCGGGAGGTGACGGCGGGCCGGGCGCACCCTGGGCCGACGACCTGCTGCGGACGCTCCACTCCGCGCTCGGTGACCGCGTCGACGACCGGATCGCGCTGCTCACCGGCCAGCTGACCAGTGCCGACCCTGACCAGCGCACGGACGCCGTGTGGATGTGCCACGGGCTGATCCGGGCCTGGCGCGGGCCGTACGACGAGGTGGTACGGCTCGTCGGCGCGCAGCTCGACGACCCCGATCCACTGCTGCACGGTGCGGCGGCCAGCCTCCTGGAGAGCCTCTTCGGGCTGGCGCTGCCCGCGGCCGACGCGCTCGCGGAGCGGGTGAGGACCGCGGACGGGGAACGGCCGGCGGACCGTCGCGCGCTCGTCGCCCTCGCCCGGCTCGGTGACGCGCGTGCCGTCCCGGCGCTCGCCCGCGCACTGGAGCAGCCTGATCCGCCGCGCGACGCGGCGTTCGCCGTGCCGTACCTCGGCGACCGGGCCGCGCCCCTCGTGCCGGTGCTGCGGCGGCGGCTCGGCGAGGTCGCCCTGGACGAGCAGCTCTACGACCGGGCGGCACCACTGCTGACCGGAATCGCCGGCGTGCGGGCGGCCGAGGCGCTGCCCGAGGTGCTGCGGGTGCTGCGCGGCGCACCTGCGCCGGGCGGCGAATGGGTGACCGAGGCGGCGCTGCGTGCCCTCACGACGTTCGGGACCGCTGCCCTTCCGGCGGCGCCGGAGCTCCGCGGGCTGCTCGGCGGCGCGTCCTCGCGCCCGTCCTCGTCGGTCGTCGCGGCCGCGGCGCGGGCGCTGTGGGCGGCGACGGGAGACGCGGCCGCGGTGCTGCCGGTGCTCCGCGAACTGCTCACGGCGGACGGTCCGGACGAGCGCCGCGCCGCCGCCGCGGCGCTCGGCGCGATCGGCCGCCCGGCGGCCGACGCGGCGCCCGCGCTCAGAGACCTGCTCGCCTCGCCGGAACGCTGGCTCCGGATGGACGCGGCGGTCGCGCTGTGGCGGGTCACCGGTGAGGCCCGGGAATCCCTGCCGGTGCTGCGGACCGCATGGGAGGAGAACCGCTACGGGCGGGTCGAGATCGCCGAGTGCCTCGCCGAGATGGGCCCCTCGGCGGGGCCGGCCGCGCCCCTGCTGCGTGCGGAGCTCGCACGGCCTCGGCGGCACAACGTGCTGGACGGGGGGTCCGGGAGCCACGACATCGAGCAGGACGAACGCCTGCTCACCCTCTGCCGCGCGGCACTGCGCCCTCGCGCCTGACGCCGCTCGCGCGGCCCACTCGCACCGGCGGCACGTGGCGTCACATCCGTGCCGACCCCCGGGACCGAGGCCGGGGCCGGTCCGGCTGCGGCGCGAGCGCCATCGCCGCCGGGGTCGGCACGGGCAGGCGGGACTCCTGACCGCCGGGGTGAGCCTCTGCGGCAAGGGCGCCGGGCCGGACACGGGGCAGCGGTGTACGGCGTCGCGGGCCGTGGGGCGCGTTGCGAATGCCCCGTCCGGCCGTGAGCGTCGGGGCCCGCACGGACGCGTCACCCCAAAACATCCACAGGCCCCCCGCAAAGGGCAAAAAGGACTTCCGTACCCTGGGGGACGGCCGCCTTCGAATCGACCCCTCCCAGGACTCCTGTTGCCACGCCATCGCACCCCCCGCCCCGCGCTCGCCGCCTTCGCCGCCGCCACCGCGCTGCTGCTCGCCGGCTGCGACGACGCGGGCGGACTGGAGAGCGCCGGGGCGACGCCGACCGCCGTCGGCCCGGTGCGGCTGTGGCCGGAACTGCCGGAGATATCCGCACCCCCGGTCGACTACGGCGAGAGCGACACGGAACACGTCCCCGGGGTCGCGGTTCCCGGCGGTGACGTCCACGCCGTGGACCCGGTCGCCGTCGTCCAGGCGGAGGTGGCCGCCCACCCGGGCCGGGTCACCGGCCCCGACGGGCTCTACGAGCAGACGGCTCGGCAGATCCGCGAGTGCCGGACGGAGCCGGCGAAGTGCCCCGTGCTGAAGCCGTACTACCGCGATCTCACCGGTGACGGGAAGGACGAGCTGATCGTCGGCATCACGATGCCCGAGCAGCAGACGGCGATCCGGGTGTACATGCCGGAGAAGGGCGGACTGACGCGCATCATGTCCGACGCGGAGGCGATCGTCAGCGTCGAGCTCGCCGGCCGGGACCTGATCCTGCGGGCCGTGTCCGCGGGCATTCCCGGCTATGAGTACCGCACGGCATGGTCCTGGGACGAGCAGCAGCGGGCGATGCTCCCCGCGCGCGACGAGATCGTCCGGGTCAAGCCGCCCCGGCCCGCACCCGAGTCGTCGGCGGACGCACGATGACCGGCACCACGCCGGTCCGCCGCAGACGGCCACGGCGCCGCCCGCGGCTGCGCAGGCCCGCCTGGACCGCCACGCTCACCTGGAAGGCCGCGGTCTTCATCACCGTGATGTGCTGCGCGCTGGCGGCGCTGCTCGGTGCTCTGGTGCATGTGTCGGTGACCCGCCAGACCGTGGACCAGGCCCGCGAGAAGGCGCTGTCGAGGCTGGAGGACGTGACCGAGGCGTACGAGGCGGGCGAGCCGATGGGACGGTACGGCGCCCTGGACCCGCAGGGGCTGCCGTCCGGACTGCGGGCGCTGGCGCTGCGCGGACAGCGCGGCACGGTGGTCTCGGACGTCGACGGCCGGCCGACGATGTGGGCCGCGGGCCCGGCGGACGGCCGCGCCCTGGCGGTGCGGATCGACTACACGCTGAGCGCGCGGACCATCATGGGCCTCGACCGGGCCATCGTCGGCTCCTCCGCGCTGGCGATCGGCGCGACGCTGCTGGCGGGAGCCTTCTCGGTGACCCGGGTGACCCGCCGGCTGCATCTGACCGCGCAGGTGGCTCGGCGGATCAGCGCGGGTGATCTGGACGCGCGCGTCAACGACCCCCGTACGAAGGACCCTGCGCGCTGCGAGGACGAGGTGGCCACGGTCTCCGGCGCGCTGGACACCATGGCCTCCACCCTCCAGGGCAAGCTGCTGAGCGAGCAGCGCTTCACCGCCGACGTGGCGCACGAGCTGCGCACCCCCCTGACGGGCCTGTCCGCCGCGGCTGAGCTGCTGCCGCCGGGGCGCCCGTCGGAGCTGGTGCAGGACCGGGTGCGCAGGATGCGGGCGCTGACGGAGGACCTGCTGGAGATATCGCGGCTCGACGCGGGCCGGGAGACGGTCGACCTCGACATCCATGAACTGGCGCCGCTGACCGAGCGGGTGGTGCGGATGGCGCGTTCCACCGGCTCGGAGACGGATCTGCTGGTCGTCCGCGCCACGAGCGTCGAGACGGACAAGCGACGGCTGGAACGGGTGCTCGGCAATCTGATCGCCAACGCGCACAAGCACGGTGCGGGGCCGGTGGTGGTGGCCGTGGACGGACCGGTGGTGTCGGTCCGGGACCACGGGGCGGGATATCCGGAGTACCTGCTGGAGCACGGGCCGCAGCGGTTCCGTACCGAGTCGGGCGGCAAGGGCCACGGTCTCGGTCTGACGATCGCGGTGGGCCAGGCGGCGGTGATAGGCGCGCGTCTGGAGTTCGTGAACGCTCCGGGGGGCGGGGCGCTCGCCCGGCTGACGCTGCCCGAGTACGTGCATCTCGCCGACCGCCCGGATGACGGCGCCACGGCCTCGCCCGAAACGTACGACGCATCCCCGGCGGCACCCGTCCCGGACGCCGGGTCGCGGGCCGCGCCCGATACGGACGGCGGCCCAGCGGCGGTCCCCGGCACGGATGCCGGCCCGGGCACCGACATGCAGCAAGCGAAGTCCACGGATAAGCGGACATAAGATCCCTGCTTGCTACGTTGCGTCGCATGACCGCAACGGCAGCGGAGGATCCCCCGCCCGAACGGCCCCGTCCGGCGCGACGGCGGGGCGTCGAGCTCTCGCTCCTCGTGTGCGCCGTCCTCATCTCCGTCCACGGCTATGCCGAGGTGGGTCTGGCCAGGAGCGGAGCCGTTCCGCCCGACGCCCTCGCCTACGGCGCGGGTCTCGGTCTGCTCGCGCTGCTCGCCCATCTCGCCGTGCGGCTGCGGGCGCCCTACGCTGACCCGCTGCTGCTGCCGATCGCGGTCCTCCTCAACGGTGTGGGTCTCGTCCTCATCTACCGCCTCGACCTGGAGACCCCGGCCGACCGCGCCGCCCCGGCCCAGCTGATCTGGTCCACCCTGGGCGTCGCGCTGTTCATCGCGGTCGTCGTACTGCTGCGGGACCACCGCGTGCTGCAGCGCTACGCCTACCTCTCCGTCGTCACCGCGCTCGCCCTGATGATCGTGCCGATCCTCTTCCCCGCGGTGAACGGCGCCCGGATCTGGATCCGGATCGGAGGTCTCTCGTTCCAGCCGGGCGAGTTCGCCAAGATCCTGCTGGCGGTGTTCTTCGCCGCGTACCTGGCCGCGAACCGCCATGCACTCGCCCACACGGGCCGCCGGATCGGGCCTCTGCGACTGCCCGCCGGCCGGGTGCTCGGTCCGGTCGTGGCCATCTGGCTGATCAGTGTGGTCGTGCTGGTGCTGGAGCGCGACCTCGGCACCTCGCTGCTGTTCTTCGGGCTCTTCGTGGTCATGCTCT is a window encoding:
- a CDS encoding carbohydrate ABC transporter permease, which produces MATPSTSAERSAAPGTSAAPPAGTARAPRPPVARLGLPVLLVLVAVVTVTPFAVMVLVAFAPTGGRTLPGAFDVTRATLANFTDVLENADITRWAVNSLVYSMVSVLLILLFSSMAGYAFAKKRFPGREVLFWSFLATLMVPFQATLIPYYILVSELGGVDTYWGLIVPTLANSQAVFLMRQFIVQLPDELFEAAKIDGASEWRIYTTVVVPLIRPVLATLGVFVFLWHWNDFLWPLVIGQSEEMRTLTVGLATLEGENVAINQIMAGATITVIPCLLVFGLLQRYLTDSIATSGLKS
- a CDS encoding nuclear transport factor 2 family protein; the protein is MPQLPDTGYLPTPDELASIQAWFTEYDTAAARRDIERMADMAVFPLNLVSDDSSGSGAAAQWDREQFVRTMTQVMGDGSEDIAFESVRTPVFLGPAMVVVFTDSTMTAGDTTQHLRYADVLIKRDGRWAFQTMLQSGWGDNLR
- a CDS encoding ABC transporter substrate-binding protein; the protein is MKTGFKRATVPLALLTLTTLTVAGCGGDSGAESKKVTVWMYPVIMDPKANAAYWDGIERGFEAKEKGVDLSIEQLPWENRDQKLATAFGSGKGPDVVLLGPDQIPQYQANGAIQPVDRAIQEARSAFRPSALEAMSQDGKVYAAPIYHTVTSTLYNRKLLEKAGISEPPTTWDAIRAAAPKLKQAGASTLDYSASNEASLNMSFYPLLWQAGGKVFDDGGKKAAFNGPEGVEALSFLVDLYKSGAVPRSAMNNANLFTDQALGKQQVAMGYTNTPADAVLAEKAWGKGNVIVGPALTGPGKQVCFGMPGGLGINARSGNVTGAEKFIAYMVEPAQIESMGKAGGFFSPRTDVTVPNDSTYAKEYQEALNHTHPGEPNPAARQLMALISPEIQAALTGKKSPKAALDAAAAEADELLARQR
- a CDS encoding ATP-dependent DNA ligase, coding for MKPALAEPVATLPRGEGLAYEPKFDGHRMLIFKIDGTAVLQARSGRIVTTAFPDLAAAALALPDDTVLDGEVVVWSGGRIDFAAVQRRAAATAARAGLLARRMPASYAAFDLLAEAGEDLRPAPYERRRQRLTALLDPLGPPLQPVPMTTDPEVAATWFETLPAAGIEGLVVKHLGRPYRAGARDWRKLRHTDVHDAAVTGFTGPPARPAALVLVLPDDDTPVVSSPLPPALRSRAGRLLAGRAAEHREGAPRTATAIGIGEVPYSAVEPGLVAEVERGTTRHTVVTVHRLRDDLVNQV
- a CDS encoding HEAT repeat domain-containing protein; protein product: MFTGMDEVDWASMGHAYGPADDVPGLLRALASADPAERESALDGMYTAVHHQGDVYDSTLACIPFLLELVASPEVQDRGAIVELLTSIGGIDLDDDELDPEDEEFEDAANYAMAAAAVAAGADVFVGLLGDPDAGVRLAAPCALAMLHGDPARVLALLRDRLEGERDTEVRLALVEAVGRIALRHEPLRAESVNWLTTLLAPHRPPGLRLSALTQLARCAPGLLPDDVASTATALLRATDEAAACSAAGSGPGAGSRAEAAGGDGGPGAPWADDLLRTLHSALGDRVDDRIALLTGQLTSADPDQRTDAVWMCHGLIRAWRGPYDEVVRLVGAQLDDPDPLLHGAAASLLESLFGLALPAADALAERVRTADGERPADRRALVALARLGDARAVPALARALEQPDPPRDAAFAVPYLGDRAAPLVPVLRRRLGEVALDEQLYDRAAPLLTGIAGVRAAEALPEVLRVLRGAPAPGGEWVTEAALRALTTFGTAALPAAPELRGLLGGASSRPSSSVVAAAARALWAATGDAAAVLPVLRELLTADGPDERRAAAAALGAIGRPAADAAPALRDLLASPERWLRMDAAVALWRVTGEARESLPVLRTAWEENRYGRVEIAECLAEMGPSAGPAAPLLRAELARPRRHNVLDGGSGSHDIEQDERLLTLCRAALRPRA
- the ku gene encoding non-homologous end joining protein Ku, coding for MRSIWNGAISFGLVSIPIKLVNATESRSVSFRQIHTQDGGRIRYRKVCELDDQEVSQAEIGKAYEDADGTMIPITDEDLASLPLPTTKTIDIVAFVPASEIDPLQIDGAYYLAANGVPAAKPYTLLREALKRSKKVGLAKFALRGRERLGMLRVVDDVIAMHGLLWPDEVRRPEGVAPETDVTIRDAELDLADALMDTLGDVDLDSLHDDYRQAVEELIAAKAEGVELEPQPAPAGGGKVIDLMAALESSVRAAKEARGDEAAEVSAPVTELKPRKKAAAKKAASKEAAKKTAAGPAAKKTAAKKTAAAKSSKTASSKSSAKKTAAKKTAARKRAS
- the ligD gene encoding non-homologous end-joining DNA ligase encodes the protein MTPITEVEGRRLALSNLEKVLHPATGTTKGEVLHYYATIADAILTHLRGRPLSFLRYPDGPDGQLFFTKNPPPGTPDWVEVAEVPRSSRETGEQVVVRDLPSLMWAANLVVEFHTPQWKADRPAWADRMVLDLDPGAPATVVECCDVALWLRERLADDGLDAYAKTSGSKGLHLLVPLEPTPSDEVSAYAKGLAVEAEAELGELVVHRMARALRPGKVFVDHSQNAAAKTTATPYTLRARTEPTVSAPVTWDEVEGCGSPDDLVLRLGDVPARLDRYGDLLAPLADPAAAGALP
- a CDS encoding carbohydrate ABC transporter permease produces the protein MRRTVTDEIAPDEGDGLPGTSGPPPGARATRPGDRSGPGRTAPGSRSRILRRREALAGLAFVAPMLMLFLVFRFGPTLGAAFLSVTNYRLSGEWTFIGAGNYTRLLGDDLFWESLGVTAVYTVLYVPMTVALALGTAVLLHRTLWMRGFFRGLFFLPYVTSIVLAAVIWKWIYEVQDGLLNASLGALGVGPVDFLGSESLVLPSIAAASAWKGFGYSMLILLAGLQSIPREVTEAATIDGASGWQRFRWVTVPLLRPVLFFVLVIEAILGFQVFDAMYVMTAGGPVRASYSLVYFLYDSGFKFFDFGYASAVGLVLFLVVLVFSLVQRRLIGRDAD